A DNA window from Camelina sativa cultivar DH55 chromosome 13, Cs, whole genome shotgun sequence contains the following coding sequences:
- the LOC104735250 gene encoding uncharacterized protein LOC104735250 has translation MANTTARGQMIFQDENALAAHGKKVVAAGKGKGSLAAPKKYGAGFGSRKALHDITNKSKLQPQASSKTTKNVEGLDFDIAKEGFLHDHSKCIEAQQQSQWDSYFAEHIILHGHDTKIKEVIPEYNIKEMDDDTWDELKEVPMEEFSNLLECSTQWRSPPDSPVHYHSSLPTSPSPWRSETVEFKLKEDEDEDTT, from the exons GCTGCCCATGGAAAAA AGGTGGTTGCTGCGGGAAAAGGTAAGGGATCGCTAGCAGCTCCAAAGAAATATGGGGCGGGTTTTGGAAGCCGCAAGGCTCTCCATGATATCACAAACAAGTCAAAGTTGCAACCTCAAGCTTCTTCCAAGACGACGAAGAATGTTGAGGGATTAGACTTTGACATAGCAAAGGAAGGCTTTTTGCATGACCACAGCAAATGCATTGAAGCTCAACAACAAAGCCAGTGGGACAGCTACTTCGCTGAACATATCATCCTTCATGGACATG ATACCAAGATCAAGGAAGTGATTCCCGAATACAATATTAAAGAG ATGGATGATGATACTTGGGATGAACTCAAAGAGGTACCAATGGAGGAGTTTTCCAATTTGCTGGAATGCTCAACTCAATGGCGCTCACCACCAGACTCACCTGTCCATTACCATTCTTCGTTACCTACATCGCCTTCGCCATGGCGTTCTGAAACCGTAGAATTCAAGCtcaaggaagatgaagatgaagacacCACCTGA
- the LOC104735251 gene encoding uncharacterized protein LOC104735251, producing MSRNGRMASDLSRAGPVERDIEQAIIALKKGAYLLKYGRRGKPKFCPFRLSNDETVLIWFSGNEEKHLKLSHVSRIISGQRTPIFQRYPRPEKEYQSFSLIYSDRSLDVICKDKDEAEVWFTGLKALVSHCHQRNRRTESRSDGTPSEANSPRTYTRRTSPLHSPFSSNDSFQKDGSNHHRIHSPFESPPKNGLDKAFSDMALYAVPPKGFYPSDSATISVHSGGSDSMHGHMRGMGMDAFRVSMSSAVSSSSHGSGHDDGDALGDVFIWGEGIGEGVLGGGNRRVGSSFEIKMDSLLPKALESTVVLDVQNIACGAQHAVLVTKQGESFSWGEESEGRLGHGVDSNIQQPKLIDALNTTNIELVACGEFHSCAVTLSGDLYTWGKGDFGVLGHGNEVSHWVPKRVNFLSEGIHVSSIACGPYHTAVVTSAGQLFTFGDGTFGVLGHGDKKSVFTPREVDSLKGLRTVRAACGVWHTAAVVEVMVGSSSSSNCSSGKLFTWGDGDKGRLGHGNKEPKLVPTCVAALVEPNFCQVACGHSLTVALTTAGHVYTMGSPVYGQLGNSHADGKIPSRVEGKLHKSFVEEIACGAYHVAVLTSRTEVYTWGKGSNGRLGHGDVDDRNSPTLVESLKDKQVKSIACGSNFTAAVCIHRWASGMDQSMCSGCRQPFSFKRKRHNCYNCGLVFCHSCTNKKSLKACMAPNPSKPYRVCDKCFNKLKKTMETDPSSHSSLSRRGSINQGSDPIEKDDKFDSRSDGQLARFSLMDSMRQVDNRYKKNKKYEFNSSRVSPIPSGSSQRGALNIAKSFNPVFGASKKFFSASVPGSRIVSRATSPISRRPSPPRSTTPTPTLSGLATPKFLVDDTKRTNDNLSQEVVKLRSQVESLTRKAQLQEVELERTAKQLKEALAIANEETTRCKAAKEVIKSLTAQLKDMAERLPVGSARTVKSPPSLNSFGSSPGRIDPFNILNQPNSQESELNGTNTPMFSNGTMTPVFGNGEATNEARSEKEWVEQDEPGVYITLTALSGGARDLKRVRFSRKRFSEKQAEQWWADNRGRVYEQYNVRMVDKASEDLPH from the exons GCTATCATTGCCCTGAAAAAGGGAGCTTACTTGCTTAAGTATGGAAGAAGAGGGAAGCCTAAGTTCTGCCCATTTCGCCTTTCTAAT GATGAAACTGTTTTGATATGGTTCTCTGGAAATGAGGAGAAACATCTGAAGCTGAGCCATGTTTCTAGGATCATATCTGGACAACGCACT CCTATTTTTCAGAGGTATCCTCGTCCCGAGAAGGAATATCAGTCGTTTTCACTCATATATAGCGACAGGTCTTTGGATGTG ATATGCAAGGACAAAGATGAGGCTGAGGTGTGGTTTACTGGTCTTAAGGCCTTGGTTTCGCATTGCCATCAAAGAAACAGGAGGACTGAATCAAGAAGTGACGGTACACCATCTGAAGCTAATAGCCCGAGAACATATACCCGGAGAACCTCTCCTTTACACTCTCCATTTAGTAGCAATGACAGTTTTCAGAAG GATGGTTCTAATCACCATCGCATTCACAGTCCATTTGAGAGCCCGCCTAAGAATGGCCTTGACAAGGCATTTTCGGACATGGCATTATATGCGGTTCCTCCAAAAGGATTTTATCCCTCAGATTCTGCAACTATCTCTGTTCATTCTGGAGGCTCGGATAGCATGCATGGACATATGAGGGGTATGGGCATGGATGCTTTTAGAGTTAGTATGTCAAGTGCTGTTAGTTCCTCGAGCCATGGGTCTGGTCATGATGATGGAGATGCATTAGGAGATGTTTTCATCTGGGGGGAAGGCATAGGAGAAGGTGTTTTGGGTGGTGGAAACCGTCGAGTTGGAAGttcatttgaaataaaaatggatTCCTTATTGCCAAAAGCTTTAGAATCTACAGTAGTACTTGACGTCCAAAATATTGCTTGTGGTGCACAGCATGCTGTCCTTGTGACAAAACAAGGAGAAAGCTTTTCTTGGGGAGAGGAATCTGAAGGCAGGCTTGGCCACGGTGTTGATTCCAATATTCAACAACCAAAGCTCATCGATGCACTCAACACCACAAATATCGAGCTCGTAGCATGTGGTGAATTTCATAGTTGTGCAGTTACTCTATCAGGAGATTTGTATACCTGGGGTAAAGGAGATTTTGGTGTTCTTGGACATGGAAATGAAGTCAGTCACTGGGTCCCTAAGAGGGTTAATTTTCTGTCTGAAGGGATACATGTATCATCTATTGCTTGTGGACCTTACCACACAGCAGTCGTTACTTCTGCTGGACAGTTGTTTACTTTTGGGGATGGGACCTTTGGTGTTTTGGGCCATGGAGACAAAAAAAGTGTTTTCACACCTCGGGAGGTTGACTCTTTGAAAGGTCTTCGCACTGTCCGGGCAGCTTGTGGTGTATGGCACACAGCAGCAGTTGTGGAAGTCATGGTTGGGAGCTCAAGCTCGAGTAATTGCTCTTCTGGAAAGCTCTTTACATGGGGTGATGGTGATAAGGGTCGTCTTGGTCATGGTAATAAAGAACCAAAACTTGTGCCCACCTGTGTCGCTGCTCTTGTTGAACCCAATTTTTGTCAAGTTGCATGTGGGCACAGTCTAACGGTTGCACTTACAACAGCAGGCCATGTCTATACTATGGGCAGTCCTGTCTATGGTCAGCTTGGAAACTCACATGCAGATGGAAAAATTCCAAGCCGTGTCGAAGGTAAACTTCACAAGAGTTTTGTAGAAGAGATAGCTTGCGGTGCTTATCATGTTGCAGTTTTAACTTCGAGGACCGAAGTTTACACTTGGGGAAAGGGATCAAATGGTAGACTTGGTCATGGAGATGTAGATGATAGAAATTCTCCGACATTGGTAGAGTCGCTTAAGGATAAACAGGTGAAAAGTATTGCCTGTGGCTCTAACTTCACAGCAGCTGTCTGCATTCACAGGTGGGCATCAGGGATGGACCAGTCCATGTGTTCAGGTTGCCGTCAGCCCTTCAGTTTTAAAAGAAAGAGGCACAATTGCTATAATTGCGGACTAGTGTTTTGCCACTCGTGCACTAATAAAAAGTCGTTGAAAGCTTGTATGGCACCGAACCCGAGCAAACCATATCGAGTGTGTGACAAGTGTTTCAACAAATTGAAAAAGACCATGGAAACTGATCCATCCTCTCATTCTTCGCTGAGTAGAAGAGGAAGCATTAACCAGGGATCAGATCCCATTGAAAAAGATGACAAGTTCGATTCTAGATCCGATGGACAGTTAGCTAGATTTTCATTGATGGATTCCATGAGGCAAGTGGATAATCGAtataagaagaacaagaaatacGAATTCAATAGTAGTCGTGTCTCGCCTATACCAAGTGGAAGCTCTCAACGGGGTGCGCTTAACATAGCCAAGTCTTTTAATCCAGTATTTGGAGCGTCAAAGAAGTTCTTCTCAGCTTCTGTTCCTGGCTCTCGAATTGTGTCGCGGGCAACTTCCCCAATATCGAGACGTCCTAGTCCACCTCGTTCAACTACACCAACTCCCACTCTTTCGGGACTAGCTACACCAAAATTTTTAGTGGATGATACTAAGAGAACCAATGATAACCTAAGCCAAGAGGTCGTTAAGCTAAGATCTCAG GTTGAAAGTCTTACAAGGAAGGCCCAGCTTCAAGAAGTTGAGCTGGAAAGAACAGCCAAGCAGCTAAAAGAGGCGTTGGCAATCGCTAATGAAGAAACGACGAGATGCAAGGCAGCAAAAGAAGTGATCAAATCACTTACCGCTCAA TTAAAGGACATGGCTGAAAGATTACCTGTTGGATCAGCTCGGACTGTGAAGTCTCCTCCGTCTCTGAATTCATTTGGTTCCAGCCCTGGTCGCATTGACCCTTTTAATATCTTAAACCAACCAAATAGCCAAGAATCCGAGCTGAATGGCACAAATACCCCAATGTTTTCTAATGGGACCATGACACCTGTATTTGGGAATGGTGAAGCAACGAATGAAGCACGGAGCGAGAAGGAATGGGTTGAACAGGATGAACCTGGAGTCTATATCACTCTTACAGCCTTATCCGGAGGGGCTAGAGATCTCAAACGCGTCCGGTTCAG CCGAAAAAGGTTTAGTGAGAAACAAGCAGAGCAATGGTGGGCAGATAACAGAGGACGAGTCTATGAACAATACAATGTTCGCATGGTTGACAAAGCCAGTGAGGACTTGCCTCATTGA